In Limibacillus sp., a genomic segment contains:
- the recF gene encoding DNA replication/repair protein RecF yields MAALPKRETIGASALDGGETPSVAGAGALWIARLSLSAFRCYDSATLTCDGRPLVLTGPNGAGKTNLLEAISFLAPGRGLRSARLSEVDRRETAGAEAPAPWAVAAELETPQGLRQVGTGRDATAGPREKRVMKLDGEYVGSQQSLSELLSVLWLTPAMDRLFLEGPGERRRFLDRLVFGADPAHAGRLTAYENALRERSRILRGDAGRPDPAWLSALEETLAGQGVAIAAARCAMTERLASACAAAEGAFPRAGLAVAGELEAGLGASKALEVEDRFRERLAASRERDAETGGAAHGPHRSDLRVTHLERKREAEFCSTGEQKALLISIVLAHARLITAERAQRPLLLLDEVAAHLDAKRRAALYDELTALGAQTWLTGTDSALFEPLGDKAQHFRVEDARITPA; encoded by the coding sequence TTGGCCGCCCTCCCCAAACGCGAAACCATCGGGGCCTCCGCCCTGGACGGGGGAGAGACCCCCTCCGTCGCGGGGGCCGGCGCGCTCTGGATTGCGCGCCTCAGCCTGTCGGCCTTCCGCTGCTATGACAGCGCGACGCTGACCTGCGACGGGCGGCCCCTGGTGCTGACCGGGCCGAACGGCGCGGGCAAGACCAACCTGCTGGAAGCCATCTCCTTCCTGGCGCCGGGCCGTGGCCTGCGCTCGGCGCGCCTCTCCGAGGTCGACCGGCGCGAGACGGCGGGGGCCGAGGCGCCCGCCCCCTGGGCCGTTGCCGCCGAGCTGGAGACGCCCCAGGGCCTCCGTCAGGTCGGGACCGGGCGCGACGCGACGGCGGGTCCGAGGGAGAAACGGGTGATGAAGCTGGACGGCGAGTACGTCGGCAGCCAGCAGAGCCTGAGCGAGCTGCTGTCCGTCCTCTGGCTGACCCCGGCCATGGACCGGCTCTTCCTTGAGGGGCCGGGCGAGCGGCGGCGCTTCCTGGACCGGCTGGTCTTCGGCGCCGATCCGGCGCACGCGGGCCGCCTGACCGCCTATGAGAACGCCCTGCGCGAGCGCTCGCGAATCCTGCGCGGCGACGCGGGCCGGCCCGACCCGGCCTGGCTCTCCGCGCTGGAGGAGACGCTGGCGGGGCAGGGCGTGGCCATCGCGGCGGCGCGCTGCGCCATGACCGAACGGCTGGCCAGCGCCTGCGCGGCCGCCGAGGGCGCCTTCCCGCGCGCCGGGCTGGCCGTTGCGGGCGAGCTGGAAGCGGGCCTGGGCGCGTCCAAGGCGCTGGAGGTCGAAGACCGCTTCCGCGAGCGCCTGGCCGCCTCGCGGGAGCGCGACGCCGAGACCGGCGGCGCCGCCCACGGTCCGCACCGCAGCGACCTACGGGTCACCCATCTGGAGCGCAAGCGCGAGGCCGAGTTCTGCTCGACCGGCGAGCAGAAGGCGCTCTTGATCTCCATCGTGCTGGCGCACGCCCGGCTGATCACGGCCGAGCGCGCTCAGCGTCCCCTGCTGCTGCTGGACGAGGTGGCGGCGCACCTGGACGCCAAGCGCCGCGCCGCGCTCTACGACGAACTGACGGCGCTGGGCGCTCAGACCTGGCTGACCGGAACCGATTCCGCGCTCTTCGAGCCCCTGGGCGACAAGGCGCAGCATTTCCGCGTGGAGGACGCGCGGATCACGCCCGCCTGA